The Naumovozyma castellii chromosome 5, complete genome genomic interval GTTCCACTAGTACACCGCGCAAAAAAccagaaaatatttgaaagcAAACTAGaatttttagaaaattcttAAGATGTACACCCATACACCACATGACGCAAATAAAAAGCAGTCATGAATTTACTTTGTTTatatatgatgaaaattAAATTAGCCGCCGAGCCCTAATTTTCGTTAATGGTACAGTTTCCCAAAAGTGATAAAAAAAGTCATTTCTTATATGCTGAAACTTTTAAATGTAAATAAGTATATATCTGTATATATgtattgataaataaagTCGTTATCCTCCTAGTCGTATGAGTATGTGAGTGCAGGTATTTGGAAAcggaaaaaaatatgtaaCAAGGCAACTTAGGAACGTGAGGTTGAAGTAGACCTTTTTTTCATTCCTGATGGATGTGGATCTTCCATGATAGTTGTAATAGATCTCTTTTGCGAGAAGCGATTGTATTTATTCTTGGTCATCGATGGCGTTATTGGCGTCAAAGGCTGCTTAATAACGGATGATCCTGAAATGAAATGGCTTGGTTCCCTTGATGGTGTTGCTAGTTGTTGAGTTGGATACAAGTATGGTGGTATATCCTCCGCTGTCGTTGTAGCATCACATGGATTCTCCTGTGATATGGGTGTGGCCACACCTGTATTTAATACTGAGgttaaatattcttgaacGCTTGATGAGGAATAGAATTGGTTCATTTGCCATTGAATGCTATAATTATATAATGCATCGAATAAAGTCTTGAAAAACGCCGTCCTTGAAGTGCTGCTATTGTCGTTAGTTTTGTTATCATCCAATTGGAGGTTATACTTTGAGTTGAAACTTGATGGCAAGGATGACGAGTTTATAATCTCACCTTCACTATCTTGTTTGTTATATGCTGCTGACAACTGGGTTAATAAGGCCTCAGTTATCTTTATCATTTGAGGGTCAGTGGCGAATGAATGTATATCTTCCCATGTATTACTCCTTTTAAAAATCAAAGCTGATTTGATGAGATTTATAGCCGTGATGGATGTGATTGATGGATCATAATTGAATGCCAAATCTATGTTGAATGATGCCAATTCACACAACATGATAGCCCCAatcttaatttcattaatggatACGTATTCATTATGAATAACATTCCTTTGATTTAGAAATAGAACGATATCAATTATCGAATCATGAGTGGCCACTTGACACACAGACCAATCCAGTGATTTCAAGATATgtaattccatttctttaaattgaGAAATGGAATATTGATTACAACATAATTGTTGCAACACTCGTAACGTTGGGATGTATGTTTTCAAATCCCAATATTTGGAGCTTATCCATAATGCGgtcaatgaaattaattgataagTGAAGTTTTTAATGagaaattttgatgaaaatcTATCGATAATGTTGAATGTTAGGAATAGCGATGGTGTTGATAGTTTTAATCTTGTATGACAACACATTatgaaatcaaatattaGGGTTCtcatcttttcattaatttcagGTTGTAATTGGAATGAAGCTAATTTCGGTTTATTGATCTTATAATTCTCTGATAATTCCAAAGACATTGATCTTTTCCATAAATCCTTACTGTATTCATTTATAGATGCCTGATGATTAGCTAGTTCACTCTTCAACaggtttttattttgattcttgAGTTTTGATCTGTTACTTCTTGCTTGAGATAATTTTAGCAGGTTAACCGGTGGAAAGTTTGGAT includes:
- the NCAS0E02180 gene encoding uncharacterized protein (ancestral locus Anc_7.36); its protein translation is MIRTSVTHPNFPPVNLLKLSQARSNRSKLKNQNKNLLKSELANHQASINEYSKDLWKRSMSLELSENYKINKPKLASFQLQPEINEKMRTLIFDFIMCCHTRLKLSTPSLFLTFNIIDRFSSKFLIKNFTYQLISLTALWISSKYWDLKTYIPTLRVLQQLCCNQYSISQFKEMELHILKSLDWSVCQVATHDSIIDIVLFLNQRNVIHNEYVSINEIKIGAIMLCELASFNIDLAFNYDPSITSITAINLIKSALIFKRSNTWEDIHSFATDPQMIKITEALLTQLSAAYNKQDSEGEIINSSSLPSSFNSKYNLQLDDNKTNDNSSTSRTAFFKTLFDALYNYSIQWQMNQFYSSSSVQEYLTSVLNTGVATPISQENPCDATTTAEDIPPYLYPTQQLATPSREPSHFISGSSVIKQPLTPITPSMTKNKYNRFSQKRSITTIMEDPHPSGMKKRSTSTSRS